One window of Phycisphaeraceae bacterium genomic DNA carries:
- a CDS encoding N(4)-(beta-N-acetylglucosaminyl)-L-asparaginase, producing MDSEHALRAIDRRAVLGLGIAAGVGVGVSSGVSAMPSSSLAGKPAKGPVVIASANGINAVKLAYDRIVGGADCVDAIVEGVSLVENDPKDMSVGYGGLPNEHGVVQLDASVMHGPTHKCGAVACIEDIKNPAAVALLVLKRTDHCLIVGQGARDFAIANGFTPENLLTDEARQVWLRWKANANRSDDWLGDDEMDWDPKDPKNNGRGPLGALYNEFGEKLADTGADMHVEWRNGIPYTTGTINCCAVDASGDVASCTTTSGLSYKIPGRVGDSPIPGAGMYCDNDVGAAGATGRGEAVIQNCGGFAVVRAMERGLSPTDACLEVLSHIVKKTREKRLRNEDGEVNFDVKLYAVRKDGAYGSASIRPNARFAVCDANGNRHENCASIY from the coding sequence ATGGATTCAGAGCATGCCCTCAGGGCAATAGATCGTCGCGCCGTTCTTGGTCTTGGTATCGCGGCCGGGGTTGGTGTCGGTGTCTCGTCAGGTGTTTCAGCCATGCCATCATCATCGCTTGCGGGAAAACCGGCAAAGGGGCCGGTTGTTATTGCATCAGCCAACGGTATCAACGCTGTGAAGCTTGCATACGACAGGATTGTGGGTGGTGCCGACTGTGTCGATGCGATTGTCGAGGGTGTGTCACTCGTTGAGAACGATCCGAAGGACATGTCGGTGGGGTATGGCGGTCTGCCGAATGAGCATGGCGTGGTGCAGCTTGACGCTTCGGTCATGCACGGTCCAACGCACAAATGTGGTGCTGTCGCGTGCATTGAGGATATAAAGAATCCTGCAGCTGTTGCGCTGCTTGTGCTCAAACGCACCGATCACTGTCTGATCGTCGGTCAGGGAGCGCGTGACTTTGCAATTGCCAACGGATTTACGCCTGAGAACCTGCTGACAGACGAGGCGCGTCAGGTCTGGCTTCGCTGGAAAGCGAACGCGAATCGGTCCGACGACTGGCTGGGCGACGACGAGATGGACTGGGATCCGAAAGACCCGAAGAACAACGGCAGAGGCCCGCTCGGCGCTTTATACAATGAGTTCGGCGAGAAGTTGGCAGACACCGGCGCTGACATGCATGTCGAGTGGCGGAACGGCATCCCGTACACGACTGGCACCATCAACTGCTGCGCCGTTGATGCGAGCGGCGATGTTGCGTCGTGTACGACCACCAGCGGACTCAGCTACAAGATCCCGGGGCGCGTCGGTGACAGCCCAATCCCCGGTGCGGGGATGTACTGCGACAACGATGTCGGAGCTGCTGGCGCGACCGGACGCGGCGAAGCGGTGATCCAGAACTGCGGCGGGTTTGCTGTTGTTCGCGCGATGGAACGCGGACTGTCACCGACCGATGCCTGCCTTGAAGTGCTCTCACATATCGTGAAGAAGACCCGCGAGAAACGTCTTCGCAATGAAGACGGCGAGGTCAACTTCGATGTGAAGCTGTACGCGGTTCGCAAGGATGGTGCGTACGGGAGCGCTTCGATCAGACCGAACGCGCGGTTTGCAGTGTGCGATGCGAATGGGAATCGTCACGAGAACTGTGCGTCGATCTACTGA